In Streptomyces canus, one DNA window encodes the following:
- a CDS encoding ANTAR domain-containing protein, producing the protein MSSAAHTSLAGRLNNLTIDVGVEGGRAVLVLRGDLIHGSADTLTKALARLPDGTGRVDLDLTGVAFMDTTGLRCLEVLDTYGRRRRVRVTATGWNDQPRRVLEMAGLDPDDPLHGPKTHREPVPSAVVLERAEQLDLLRTEVEQLRRAIVSRPVIDQARGVLMATHACSSDQAWNVLREASQLSNTKLRKVAAVVTAEAGGGGPLPSPELRQALRTAIDRCLN; encoded by the coding sequence ATGAGCTCAGCGGCACACACATCGCTCGCAGGGCGACTGAACAACCTGACCATCGACGTAGGCGTGGAGGGGGGCAGGGCCGTGCTCGTCCTGCGCGGCGATCTGATCCACGGCAGTGCGGACACCCTGACCAAGGCCCTGGCGCGGCTGCCGGACGGCACCGGCCGGGTCGATCTGGACCTGACCGGCGTCGCCTTCATGGACACGACGGGACTGCGGTGTCTGGAGGTCCTCGACACCTACGGCCGCCGCCGTCGCGTACGGGTGACGGCGACCGGCTGGAACGACCAGCCGCGCCGCGTCCTGGAGATGGCCGGTCTGGATCCCGACGATCCGCTGCACGGCCCCAAGACCCACCGCGAGCCCGTGCCCTCCGCGGTGGTCCTGGAGCGCGCGGAACAGCTGGACCTGCTGCGCACGGAGGTCGAGCAGCTCCGGCGGGCGATCGTCAGCCGCCCGGTCATCGACCAGGCACGTGGGGTCCTGATGGCCACCCACGCCTGCTCCTCGGACCAGGCGTGGAACGTCCTGCGGGAGGCCTCCCAGCTCTCCAACACCAAGCTGCGCAAGGTCGCGGCGGTGGTCACGGCAGAGGCCGGGGGCGGTGGCCCGCTGCCGTCGCCGGAGCTGCGGCAGGCGCTGCGGACGGCGATCGACCGTTGCCTGAACTGA
- a CDS encoding APC family permease, which translates to MTAGPITSEPADAPTAARSERQKLRKHFGRFDILFFLLCTIVGVDTIGTVASSGAEAFTWLLVLAAVFFVPSALLTAELGAAFPDEGGPYIWTSRAFGRLAGAVNNFLYWITNPVWLGGTLSVSAVTAYTTFFNGGKDLSTPAFYVFTLAFVWIGVLAAILSFDVGKWIPTIGAWSRFLLLGLFTATVVVYGVQHGLHGFGLGDFSPTYAGFVGLVPVLMFNYVGFELPSTAGDEMTDAQKDVPYAVFRSAALSVLLYALPILGILLVLPVKAISGLGGFIDAIRQVFTVYGGHVAGDGTATLSGAGSVLGDLAAVLFILTVLSSGVTWVMGSDRALAVSGYDGAAPRFLGVISSRFGTPVRVNVLSGLVSTAVLVLAHELTNGSAAKLFGAVLGLAVSTTLVSYLGIFPALAVLRRKAPDVPRPYKAPAPLAISIVLTLLVLFACLQLVAPGTGDGWFGPDYAPDGWSHHERVKYLLTEALPLLGFMLLGVLFWALGAPTRRAEAEAATRAGELLG; encoded by the coding sequence GTGACCGCTGGCCCCATAACCTCAGAGCCGGCGGACGCGCCGACGGCAGCCCGGTCGGAACGCCAGAAGCTGCGCAAGCACTTCGGCCGCTTCGACATCCTGTTCTTCCTGCTGTGCACCATCGTGGGCGTGGACACCATCGGCACGGTGGCCTCCTCCGGCGCGGAGGCGTTCACCTGGCTCCTCGTGCTGGCCGCCGTGTTCTTCGTCCCCTCGGCCCTGCTGACCGCCGAACTCGGCGCCGCGTTCCCCGACGAGGGCGGCCCCTACATCTGGACCAGCCGCGCCTTCGGCCGCCTGGCCGGCGCGGTCAACAACTTCCTCTACTGGATCACCAATCCGGTCTGGCTCGGCGGCACCCTCTCCGTCTCCGCCGTCACCGCGTACACGACCTTCTTCAACGGCGGCAAGGACCTGAGCACCCCGGCCTTCTACGTCTTCACCCTCGCCTTCGTCTGGATCGGGGTCCTCGCCGCGATCCTCTCCTTCGACGTCGGCAAGTGGATCCCCACCATCGGCGCGTGGAGCCGCTTCCTCCTGCTCGGCCTGTTCACCGCCACGGTCGTCGTCTACGGCGTCCAGCACGGCCTGCACGGATTCGGACTCGGCGACTTCTCCCCGACGTACGCGGGCTTCGTCGGCCTGGTGCCCGTCCTGATGTTCAACTACGTCGGCTTCGAACTCCCGAGCACCGCGGGCGACGAGATGACCGACGCCCAGAAGGACGTGCCGTACGCCGTCTTCCGCAGCGCCGCCCTCTCCGTGCTCCTCTACGCCCTGCCGATCCTCGGCATCCTGCTCGTACTGCCCGTCAAGGCCATCAGCGGCCTCGGCGGCTTCATCGACGCGATCCGCCAGGTCTTCACGGTCTACGGCGGCCATGTCGCCGGCGACGGCACCGCCACCCTCAGCGGCGCCGGGAGCGTGCTCGGGGACCTGGCCGCGGTCCTGTTCATCCTCACCGTGCTGTCCTCGGGCGTGACCTGGGTGATGGGCTCCGACCGCGCCCTCGCCGTCTCCGGCTACGACGGCGCGGCCCCGCGCTTCCTCGGCGTCATCTCCAGCCGTTTCGGCACGCCGGTCCGCGTCAACGTCCTCAGCGGGCTGGTCTCCACGGCCGTCCTGGTCCTGGCCCACGAACTCACGAACGGCAGCGCGGCGAAACTCTTCGGCGCGGTCCTGGGCCTGGCCGTCTCCACCACCCTGGTCAGCTACCTGGGCATCTTCCCCGCGCTCGCGGTGCTGCGCCGCAAGGCCCCGGACGTCCCGCGCCCGTACAAGGCGCCCGCCCCGCTCGCCATCAGCATCGTCCTGACCCTGCTCGTCCTGTTCGCCTGCCTCCAGTTGGTCGCCCCGGGCACCGGCGACGGGTGGTTCGGCCCGGACTACGCACCGGACGGCTGGAGCCACCACGAACGCGTCAAGTACCTCCTGACGGAGGCCCTCCCGCTGCTCGGATTCATGCTCCTCGGCGTCCTGTTCTGGGCACTGGGGGCGCCTACGCGCAGGGCGGAGGCCGAGGCGGCCACCCGGGCGGGCGAGCTGCTCGGCTGA
- a CDS encoding ABC transporter permease has translation MIEEFPQTQGFGVQPEPATVAYAAHQDWPPVIPLTSVTAGLGGALLIGMLAGAYPSLRAARMTPTEALATT, from the coding sequence GTGATCGAGGAGTTCCCGCAGACGCAGGGGTTCGGGGTGCAGCCGGAGCCGGCCACCGTCGCCTACGCCGCCCATCAGGACTGGCCACCGGTCATCCCGCTCACCTCGGTGACCGCCGGGTTGGGCGGCGCGCTCCTGATCGGCATGCTGGCCGGCGCCTACCCCTCCCTGCGCGCAGCCCGCATGACCCCGACGGAAGCCCTGGCGACGACGTAG